ttccaccacgagcaacagtcagaactaaccagTGAGAATATTCCATATCAGGTAAACGGTCACAGCATTTGACGCTCAACACACATATTGTGATACCACAGCTCTGCTacttggccacaacttcctgcatatgaacattctaaatcttgtgtaactcttatacgaactggttttctctatctcagtgtttgaagactttttacagtctatgttacagacactctttctatgttctgtgttcctctcacacacacacttgtacactcacatattgtacacacactattgcttatacgACTGTCCGTTATTCcacattgttgtatacattctcttgtacacgaaggactgacttatctactgtgttatatatgtcgcatgcacgcacacagacacaaattttcactatgttaataaacttactccctctctctctctccctctctctctctccctctctctctctcNNNNNNNNNNNNNNNNNNNNNNNNNNNNNNNNNNNNNNNNNNNNNNNNNNNNNNNNNNNNNNNNNNNNNNNNNNNNNNNNNNNNNNNNNNNNNNNNNNNNNNNNNNNNNNNNNNNNNNNNNNNNNNNNNNNNNNNNNNNNNNNNNNNNNNNNNNNNNNNNNNNNNNNNNNNNNNNNNNNNNNNNNNNNNNNNNNNNNNNNNNNNNNNNNNNNNNNNNNNNNNNNNNNNNNNNNNNNNNNNNNNNNNNNNNNNNNNNNNNNNNNNNNNNNNNNNNNNNNNNNNNNNNNNNNNNNNNNNNNNNNNNNNNNNNNNNNNNNNNNNNNNNNNNNNNNNNNNNNNNNNNNNNNNNNNNNNNNNNNNNNNNNNNNNNNNNNNNNNNNNNNNNNNNNNNNNNNNNNNNNNNNNNNNNNNNNNNNNNNNNNNNNNNNNNNNNNNNNNNNNNNNNNNNNNNNNNNNNNNNNNNNNNNNNNNNNNNNNNNNNNNNNNNNNNNNNNNNNNNNNNNNNNNNNNNNNNNNNNNNNNNNNNNNNNNNNNNNNNNNNNNNNNNNNNNNNNNNNNNNNNNNNNNNNNNNNNNNNNNNNNNNNNNNNNNNNNNNNNNNNNNNNNNNNNNNNNNNNNNNNNNNNNNNNNNNNNNNNNNNNNNNNNNNNNNNNNNNNNNNNNNNNNNNNNNNNNNNNNNNNNNNNNNNNNNNNNNNNNNNNNNNNNNNNNNNNNNNNNNNNNNNNNNNNNNNNNNNNNNNNNNNNNNNNNNNNNNNNNNNNNNNNNNNNNNNNNNNNNNNNNNNNNNNNNNNNNNNNNNNNNNNNNNNNNNNNNNNNNNNNNNNNNNNNNNNNNNNNNNNNNNNNNNNNNNNNNNNNNNNNNNNNNNNNNNNNNNNNNNNNNNNNNNNNNNNNNNNNNNNNNNNNNNNNNNNNNNNNNNNNNNNNNNNNNNNNNNNNNNNNNNNNNNNNNNNNNNNNNNNNNNNNNNNNNNNNNNNNNNNNNNNNNNNNNNNNNNNNNNNNNNNNNNNNNNNNNNNNNNNNNNNNNNNNNNNNNNNNNNNNNNNNNNNNNNNNNNNNNNNNNNNNNNNNNNNNNNNNNNNNNNNNNNNNNNNNNNNNNNNNNNNNNNtctctctctctctctctctctctctctctctctatgtatatatatatatatatatgtatatatatatatatcggttgtcTGTCCTACTATGTTCTTTTACTGGCACTATGGCTCGTATCTCTCATGATGAGCCTTCtatcttatatatcttattttgtgtTTGACCATGCAacatggtaaaaaggagccttttccgtctacgtcgccatctcctttggttcacACGGTCGAATTATTACAAAGGGATAATAAAGGATAAAGTATCTAGAGGACTCAGATGTAGTGTTGGTGAGTAAGAGTATGTCTGTTTCATTGCTGGTATTTTATAGATGTGATCAGTGTTCATTGTGTTTGCTTCCTGATAAAATGAACTTTAGGTCTTTTAGTTCAAAGAGTTATGTTTTTCAGTTGAAATTCTGTTTGGGTTAACTTAGTTTTTTTTAACTACCATTAATTTTATTGGTGTTAAGCTACTGAATTATTTTACCCATCTGTATATGACcttttgttaaaagaaaatcttacatttttcaggaaaatatttgctttatctttctacatttatttatttcaatcatatttatttcagaaatacaATCTGAAGATGTAAGTATGCCTTCTAGTTCCTTGCATGCATCTGATAGAAAGGATTCTGGCTCGGATTTATCACTATCAGATAGATTAATTTCTGAAACAAATGGTTGCTCTTCAATAAAAAGTGCATCTCAATTCAAAGATGATTCTTTAATGTCTTCTGCTGTTGACATGTTAATTTCTGATAAACTTGATAAAGTAAATGATGGTACATTTCATAAGGATGCTGATAAATATTCAAAACCACTTCATAATTCAATGAAGGTATTAATGGAAACAGGAAACTCTTCAATTGTTGATGACACAATTTTACCTTGTGATTTGTCAAATTCATCTGcatcaaataaacaaatgagtACTGAAGATGCTTGCAATGATGCTGCCAAAGAAACTATTTCATCTAAACAGGCATTGGAGATGCCAAACAAAACTAGTAAATCACAGGCAGTATCAAATGAtagcaaatctccctcaagtttCTTGTTAATCCCAGATTTTAAACTTGTGGATTATACTCAAACCCAGAGCTCAGTAATGTCAGAAGACAGTATAAAACTTAATTCTTGTATTGATCAACCTCAGATTAAGGAAAGTATTTCATCCCAAGATcttgaaagaaataatgaaaagcagttaaatactgaaaaaaatataGATGGTTCTATCTCTCTACCTTCAAATGACACTTTGCATGTGCTAGATAATTGTAAAGAAAATGTTGGAGATATTAATCAAAATATGCTTTTAGAAGGAACTTTTCAAGATAAAATTATCAGACAATTTAATTGTAAATCAGATGAAAATTGTCTGAAGAATTCTAATTCTCTTTCCACTGAATCTTCTCCATCATTCAGTAGTAACTCTAAAgttgacaataaagaaatatatgaaaatccaGAGTCttcacaagaaaataacaacaataaaaattttgttcTCATGCATGATAAAGGATTAACTCCTCCCCTCATAATGAACAGTTCTCAAGACAAGAATTGTAAAATCATTGTATCTGAGTTTGATCCTGAAGCAAAACCCACCATTCCAAAAACTATTTCAGAAAAACCATCTGATTTAGATTCGCAAGGATCCTTATCTTCAATACAACCTTGTAAAATTGAATTAATTGAATGTCAGCCATCTTCATGTAGTGAGATTCCTTGTAGTGTAGATGTTGAaaacaattatgtaaatatattgccaGAACTACAGAAACTGTATCAGAATGAAATACCTAagtctgaaagaaaagaaacaccaGAAGAAAATGTGTTTAATAATGAATCATGTTCAAAGAACCTACCTGTTCAATCAAAATACCAAAAAGATATACCTCAAAAGGATCAATCTACTACAACTCCTAAAACAATGATATTTGCTACTGACTGTTCCACATTAGATTCACAGATTGTTAAACCAACTAAAGCATCAAAAAGGAAATGTTTTTCTCTTGATGGAAGAAGCCTAAAATCAGTTGTCTCTAATAAGGTTTTCAGCTGTCAATCTGAAATATATAGCAGTTCAAAAAAAGATAATTTAGTTGATTCTTTTGGGAGCAAAACAAAATCTGAAGTCAGTTGTATATCTTTGGGTAGAAGTAGTCGGCCAGttgaggaaaaggaaaaacaaatactAGAAAATTTGTCTGACCATGTTATATCTTTGCAAGGAAAGTCCTCGCCTTTGAAAGTTCAAAAATGTccaaggaagagaagaaaatctAATGAggaaaactattttgaaataaaatgtgatGATTTGAAAAATTCAGCATCCGTTGGCAATCAGCCAAAAGAAAAGTTTATCCCCAATGAAATTACTGAAGAAAAGTTTGTTGACTCCTCAAATGTTACTGACAGTTACAATGATTCCTTAACACAAGCACCTTCATGTGACAGAGAATCATTAGAATTTCTAACTGATAAAACAATTTCACCAATGCCACTTTCTCCTACACCTTCTAGTGTAACTACAAATGTCATAAGTGAGCCAATTGTCACTAGTTGGACACACCATGAGGTTCCTCTAGATAGTGATGGGAAGAATAACTTAAAAAAGAACACTTCAACCAAAAGCAAAGAAATACAAGTTTTTCAAGATATAGATATTGAAAACAGTAATCCGTTGTTACCATTTGGTAATGGAATTGATATTGAGCAGTCTGGAAGAATACagaattttagtttaaatttagaaaattcaAATGGTGTtgcaaatatttctcaaaagTCACAAGAATCGAAAGTTAAGCAAACTCTAATCACGGTGAGAAAGGACTCTACAAAGAATCATTCAGAAATGAGTCAAACAACAGCTAATGAGCCAAAAGAAAGCCTTGAAATGGAACCACAGAGAAATCTGTCAGGAGTTCAAAAAGAAGACAGTCCACAAGTTAAAACaactaaacatgaaaatattgctGTTGATATATCATCACAACTTGATGTACCTAATGTAagtatcattttaaaatattttgcattaggtattttatattttactttttgcaCATGAAAGTATAAATTTAAATGCGTTTTCTTTATAAACCTgcttttttcaagaaattttcagGTAGTTGTCACCTTCTCCTTCCTGATCCACACCTGTttccttcatatatgtatatacgtgcgcgcacacgcacgcacgcacacacacacacacacacacacacacacacacacacacacacacacacacacacacacacacatgcagccatATAATTAacgatgtatcatcatcatcatttaatgtccatgttctgtGCTAGCAGTTTGACAGATTAGAAAGGTctgaggactgcattgtgcttctGTGTCCACTTAGGCATGATTTCTATAGTTGGAtgacctaacaccaaccactttactagGTGCTTTTTTTATGGTATCAACACTAGTGAGATCAAGATTAAGATTGCTTTCAAATGAATGGAGCTACAGTAGAGAAAATAGCATTATGcagaagataaaagttaaaatttgaaagtgtcAGAACCCAACAGATTTCTTGCTGTAGGAGAGAAGGTAGGAGTGTCTGTAGTGGAGTTGGAAAGAGATAAAGTAGTGGTCATGAAGGATCAGTGTGAACCTTCAAGGTACAAGATGAGTAGAAATGAATTGGAGCTGAAGAACAGCGAGTGTAGATAGgtagaggttgcaagagtgtatgaGGAGAACGAGAGATAATTAGAGGTGGGGAATGGTGAGGGGATGAATGTAATAAGTGAAGGACAAGTGTTGATGGTGgttgaagatgaatatatgttgAAGGGAATGTAGGGAAGAATAGGTGATGACTGTAGAGATTGGATAGTGTTTAGGCTGTATGTAATGAATGGTGGACAAGAGGGCGTGATCAATGACACATGTGAGTTGAAGGGATGTGATAGAGAGTAGGAAATGACTAACAGTGCAGAAAAAGGAGTGGGTTGAAGAGCAGCAGAATAGTAATAATTGTACTGTAGATAGCATAAGGATGAAAGTCAGAGAGATGTGTGTGGTTAAGAGTGGTCAGTGTTAGTGGGTGAAGAAGTCAGAATGAAGGATGGGCAACTAGGGAGATGCTTCTTGCTAGTTAGGATAAGTGGTATCAAGTAAAAGCTAGAGAAGTATGCAATTCTGCTCACATTTAATTACAACAGCAGAATACTGCAGCTAGAGAGATGATGGTGATAGGAATGTCTTGAGAAAATTGGGTGGGATAaggggaatatatatgtaaatgttgtgCTTCCAGAATCTGTTTTGCTGATGAGTGTTTCTTCTCAAGATGGCATATCACCATTCATtatggtcccttgtcatttcttgACATGGTATTGAGCGCAGTTTTCACCTCTATGTCCaaatcttcctgggtcttcctctttTGCAAGATCTATCCATGTTAAGTGATTAacatttctttatacaactgtcctcatccatatgtttCAAATGAGCATACCAGCACAGTCCTTAAATGCTACacctaattcctcttatgccctgTTTTTCTTGCAacacatttgtactttgttgtttatacacacgtacattgcACATCAAATGGTGCTTGTTAGACTCATTTCTTTTCAGTCTTGTCAAATCTTCTGCATTCAAGTCCCCCTCTCACAACCATGCAGCATTACAGTcctaacacaagcatcatacaatttacCCTTCACTGAAGGAAAGACAAGACCTTTGTAGCCAGCAGCAGCTGAGCTATCTGAACTTTTTGTAACCTGTTCTTACCTTGGCTattatactttcagagcaacTACTTCCACTGGTAATTGCAtttaggtaacaaaagctatcaatttCTTCTAATGAACCATCTGGATATTTAAGAGAATCTCTGTTAGGTGTATTTATAGCATGTACTATCCAGTGCATCTGTCACATATATAGCTTAGTCTGTCTGTGATTCCACTACACTTCTTGTGTCCATAGATTGGGTACAGCATACAGAGTTTAGACCTACTCCTTTTCTGAATATTGAGCAAAGCCATTTTCCTGAAGATATCAGggtcctcttttcttttctacttactAAAACCTTTGTTTTTGCAAAATCTACTTTGAGACTCCTTGATTCTAGTTTAGATTCTGTACTCAGAATTTCCTCTCTAATCTGTTATAAGAACTAGGTTATCAGCTCATTAGAGTTCCCATACATAACCAGTCTTAAACTTCTCTGTAATGGCTTATTTTTCTCTAGGTCAAATTTATTGCCTTCTTCAGGAAGGTATCACCGTAAATTAATTAGTTATATCTATTGTCCAAACTAGCTAATGTTTAACACAGATTTAAATGACTAttataaaattctatttttgatgataatgataataaaatgttcAGCACAAGTGGTAGACCCTGGTCCTGTAGAATTACTGCTGTCAACATTTGCTATAGAAGACCAGAATGTAATAATTTcacaatcaaaaatattttaatgtaatgattaaattaataaaaaataaggaTGACCATAGATTGTCATTATCAAAATGTGaacataaactgaaaaaaaataaatacatctatTTCTGAAATACTGCAATTATCATAATGAACTGTCACTATATATTTCTGCTAAAAAAATTAAAGCAGTTGATAGTGAATATACTTAATCAGaagtataatgaaaatatttgtattctgCATTGTGTCCTGTATATCCTCCCGTAGTAGTTGAGTTTACACTATatacacttttaaaaatataaggacacaaatcgtgttgtatagccagctggagatgatgtctcctggggctaaattacagcaacattcgtcctaaaccaggactgtcatgttatgttggcaaacaatctttactccaaagtactgttgctgaatagctcttgttgtgagatttaaaaatagtaattttactcttttactgtctAAGCCTATGAAGTTTGATGGTCACTTTCAAGTTCACTTTTTGTTTTGAGGATTTACAaactttttcaatatattttagacAGCAGTTATAATAAATGTGATTAAAcacttttgtatatattgtaGCAGGCTAGATTTGATATGAGGTACCCCACTATTAAATGTAGCGTATAGATGTAACTCTCCAAGACggaagaaatgttatttacatattcatttaccCGACAGGTTGTTACAGAGATAGTAGCAATTctaatgatagtgatgacaaggatgactcgctggttagtagttgatatgtagaaaaaggttgtctgtcagtagagagggaaagagtaaggtagtcatggtgctgactagaaaggataaAGGCAGCATCACCTTTATTATGGCCAAAAGCTTCTCTAAGCATGTTGAGCAAATGGCGAAAGGAGTGCTGCTCTTGGTTAAGGCTGATGCAAAAGCAGGTGTTGCTCTTGGTCTGGCTGACACAAAAGAGCTAGTGTTGCTCCTTGGTCATAGCTGACACATAAGGGGAAGAGATAGAAAATTATCTCTGTTATATAGGCTATAGTCAGTAATGTAGGTCAAACCTTAAACAAAGGACTGGCCTTTCCTTGACCAGCACAGGTCCTTGGGGGTGGAGTGTTTTCTTATCAGTCATCTAGTGTGGAGGATTTCCTGCTTgttttgacaagcaacaagctggtggatttggtttcaaatctcaggcaggGTGAAGCTAGACCCCACCACCACAATATCataatattgaaagaagaaaaaactgttTATTATTACACAAGATATTGTTTTCCAGGATTTTGTAGCCCATAATTATAAGCACAAGTGcatattaaatatgaataaatatagtagtcattttattttattgctttgcaTCAACCTAATAGTTAAAATTGTAACATAGAAATAATAGAGAGCCTACAAAATTCTGTTTATGTAGTAATTTTGGTGGTTATCGTGATACTGATTAGATTGTTTATTCCTGTGATGTTTCATTGCAATGtttaaaatcaaaaatagaatCTGTAATTTCTTTTAAGCTTTCTACTATCTGTTTCAGGTAAATCTTTCTTTCCAGATGAATGCATCCCAAGTTTCTTGTGATTCAAATGATACTACAGAAGTTACTAGTCATCTTAAATTATCAAATGAAAAAGCTGAATTACAGAAAGATACAAACAACTTTGATAACAAAAGTACACGATCATCAAAACAAGGTATAAATATCACTTTAAGCATTAGAGTATAACAAACAATTTgttgtaaatattaatttcaaattttggcacaaggccagcaatttcaggagaggagataagttgattacatcgaccctagtgctcaactggtactt
This DNA window, taken from Octopus bimaculoides isolate UCB-OBI-ISO-001 chromosome 9, ASM119413v2, whole genome shotgun sequence, encodes the following:
- the LOC106871917 gene encoding uncharacterized protein LOC106871917 isoform X2, whose translation is MTNPVSTTCNHHFCKFCINEFIHKKRQVPCPMCNVALTKSFQENGKLKNIIEKLKNLMSAVAKDTHYTLTVCREDTSLPNRSLAVVKKGIKRKVHFNHKSEVRDVTKVENTQLNGEKLAKVKGHELYKSLKNYSRENDIRNNRKRIVEWLQQLPLFFNDWNEDNFGVENSNCKEFQPAENNMKRMPTQCISNFPLKENVCAHYDLISVSETYSIHSEVVNSDCIYSKKCLRKEQNTFLSTTASNSICDVTKRTLNPRKQSTSYKRLQQQISKSIEKFKKFRAKRERNVSSSVNITPKNYVIDLTSRKSVSLQQAYTTDAFSKKRKSNKILGTEKFLMNLSDDKSKNQENKSKVWDDSKLPNIESIQTRSKQNLYELRKKDEKKDGTDGLKSCSDIKECEPADLEIQSEDVSMPSSSLHASDRKDSGSDLSLSDRLISETNGCSSIKSASQFKDDSLMSSAVDMLISDKLDKVNDGTFHKDADKYSKPLHNSMKVLMETGNSSIVDDTILPCDLSNSSASNKQMSTEDACNDAAKETISSKQALEMPNKTSKSQAVSNDSKSPSSFLLIPDFKLVDYTQTQSSVMSEDSIKLNSCIDQPQIKESISSQDLERNNEKQLNTEKNIDGSISLPSNDTLHVLDNCKENVGDINQNMLLEGTFQDKIIRQFNCKSDENCLKNSNSLSTESSPSFSSNSKVDNKEIYENPESSQENNNNKNFVLMHDKGLTPPLIMNSSQDKNCKIIVSEFDPEAKPTIPKTISEKPSDLDSQGSLSSIQPCKIELIECQPSSCSEIPCSVDVENNYVNILPELQKLYQNEIPKSERKETPEENVFNNESCSKNLPVQSKYQKDIPQKDQSTTTPKTMIFATDCSTLDSQIVKPTKASKRKCFSLDGRSLKSVVSNKVFSCQSEIYSSSKKDNLVDSFGSKTKSEVSCISLGRSSRPVEEKEKQILENLSDHVISLQGKSSPLKVQKCPRKRRKSNEENYFEIKCDDLKNSASVGNQPKEKFIPNEITEEKFVDSSNVTDSYNDSLTQAPSCDRESLEFLTDKTISPMPLSPTPSSVTTNVISEPIVTSWTHHEVPLDSDGKNNLKKNTSTKSKEIQVFQDIDIENSNPLLPFGNGIDIEQSGRIQNFSLNLENSNGVANISQKSQESKVKQTLITVRKDSTKNHSEMSQTTANEPKESLEMEPQRNLSGVQKEDSPQVKTTKHENIAVDISSQLDVPNVNLSFQMNASQVSCDSNDTTEVTSHLKLSNEKAELQKDTNNFDNKSTRSSKQANANKISSRQKECISDSEKTDHLDLFRNDKEKFEEIDNEIGTDKRSKCLVISESEAEQSDEGESLNIYNKNTRGSENVGSQAEKYTTQLCAYLENDLVEMKRQIALLEAKLGMDDSTINEDTDCRDELKLASCQEAEIPMPDGNLIKTMDCDNKYMRLSSDEDVIPDSFPEEPTEKCLSFDDSKKSATEDSEELFFSPSFQGSSSAACYPKVQNRKKRSQHDNRNCLRNKLKCKKNVPIIESDESDTSVVLADEDGNGSVDKEEVIPSDITDKHLPENKSHNHLNKSKNSLKCEPSHNSSNPFKSFVNIDFDQKEEEVRFDMQLTNTLKQIKNLVATGLSNVAVADFEITGDTVNGKHHRGPTRSRLSNTNLLTSYQIYFTGETSELPLEVLENLVKTLGGKLVTNPNCFDLKSKKTCLIISSGNQESHKLAKNVHKKKGVLLLSREWLLDSVAMYEIQSLDGYILL
- the LOC106871917 gene encoding uncharacterized protein LOC106871917 isoform X4, which produces MTNPVSTTCNHHFCKFCINEFIHKKRQVPCPMCNVALTKRSFQENGKLKNIIEKLKNLMSAVAKDTHYTLTVCREDTSLPNRSLAVVKKGIKRKVHFNHKSEVRDVTKVENTQLNGEKLAKVKEKDEKKDGTDGLKSCSDIKECEPADLEIQSEDVSMPSSSLHASDRKDSGSDLSLSDRLISETNGCSSIKSASQFKDDSLMSSAVDMLISDKLDKVNDGTFHKDADKYSKPLHNSMKVLMETGNSSIVDDTILPCDLSNSSASNKQMSTEDACNDAAKETISSKQALEMPNKTSKSQAVSNDSKSPSSFLLIPDFKLVDYTQTQSSVMSEDSIKLNSCIDQPQIKESISSQDLERNNEKQLNTEKNIDGSISLPSNDTLHVLDNCKENVGDINQNMLLEGTFQDKIIRQFNCKSDENCLKNSNSLSTESSPSFSSNSKVDNKEIYENPESSQENNNNKNFVLMHDKGLTPPLIMNSSQDKNCKIIVSEFDPEAKPTIPKTISEKPSDLDSQGSLSSIQPCKIELIECQPSSCSEIPCSVDVENNYVNILPELQKLYQNEIPKSERKETPEENVFNNESCSKNLPVQSKYQKDIPQKDQSTTTPKTMIFATDCSTLDSQIVKPTKASKRKCFSLDGRSLKSVVSNKVFSCQSEIYSSSKKDNLVDSFGSKTKSEVSCISLGRSSRPVEEKEKQILENLSDHVISLQGKSSPLKVQKCPRKRRKSNEENYFEIKCDDLKNSASVGNQPKEKFIPNEITEEKFVDSSNVTDSYNDSLTQAPSCDRESLEFLTDKTISPMPLSPTPSSVTTNVISEPIVTSWTHHEVPLDSDGKNNLKKNTSTKSKEIQVFQDIDIENSNPLLPFGNGIDIEQSGRIQNFSLNLENSNGVANISQKSQESKVKQTLITVRKDSTKNHSEMSQTTANEPKESLEMEPQRNLSGVQKEDSPQVKTTKHENIAVDISSQLDVPNVNLSFQMNASQVSCDSNDTTEVTSHLKLSNEKAELQKDTNNFDNKSTRSSKQANANKISSRQKECISDSEKTDHLDLFRNDKEKFEEIDNEIGTDKRSKCLVISESEAEQSDEGESLNIYNKNTRGSENVGSQAEKYTTQLCAYLENDLVEMKRQIALLEAKLGMDDSTINEDTDCRDELKLASCQEAEIPMPDGNLIKTMDCDNKYMRLSSDEDVIPDSFPEEPTEKCLSFDDSKKSATEDSEELFFSPSFQGSSSAACYPKVQNRKKRSQHDNRNCLRNKLKCKKNVPIIESDESDTSVVLADEDGNGSVDKEEVIPSDITDKHLPENKSHNHLNKSKNSLKCEPSHNSSNPFKSFVNIDFDQKEEEVRFDMQLTNTLKQIKNLVATGLSNVAVADFEITGDTVNGKHHRGPTRSRLSNTNLLTSYQIYFTGETSELPLEVLENLVKTLGGKLVTNPNCFDLKSKKTCLIISSGNQESHKLAKNVHKKKGVLLLSREWLLDSVAMYEIQSLDGYILL
- the LOC106871917 gene encoding uncharacterized protein LOC106871917 isoform X1 — protein: MTNPVSTTCNHHFCKFCINEFIHKKRQVPCPMCNVALTKRSFQENGKLKNIIEKLKNLMSAVAKDTHYTLTVCREDTSLPNRSLAVVKKGIKRKVHFNHKSEVRDVTKVENTQLNGEKLAKVKGHELYKSLKNYSRENDIRNNRKRIVEWLQQLPLFFNDWNEDNFGVENSNCKEFQPAENNMKRMPTQCISNFPLKENVCAHYDLISVSETYSIHSEVVNSDCIYSKKCLRKEQNTFLSTTASNSICDVTKRTLNPRKQSTSYKRLQQQISKSIEKFKKFRAKRERNVSSSVNITPKNYVIDLTSRKSVSLQQAYTTDAFSKKRKSNKILGTEKFLMNLSDDKSKNQENKSKVWDDSKLPNIESIQTRSKQNLYELRKKDEKKDGTDGLKSCSDIKECEPADLEIQSEDVSMPSSSLHASDRKDSGSDLSLSDRLISETNGCSSIKSASQFKDDSLMSSAVDMLISDKLDKVNDGTFHKDADKYSKPLHNSMKVLMETGNSSIVDDTILPCDLSNSSASNKQMSTEDACNDAAKETISSKQALEMPNKTSKSQAVSNDSKSPSSFLLIPDFKLVDYTQTQSSVMSEDSIKLNSCIDQPQIKESISSQDLERNNEKQLNTEKNIDGSISLPSNDTLHVLDNCKENVGDINQNMLLEGTFQDKIIRQFNCKSDENCLKNSNSLSTESSPSFSSNSKVDNKEIYENPESSQENNNNKNFVLMHDKGLTPPLIMNSSQDKNCKIIVSEFDPEAKPTIPKTISEKPSDLDSQGSLSSIQPCKIELIECQPSSCSEIPCSVDVENNYVNILPELQKLYQNEIPKSERKETPEENVFNNESCSKNLPVQSKYQKDIPQKDQSTTTPKTMIFATDCSTLDSQIVKPTKASKRKCFSLDGRSLKSVVSNKVFSCQSEIYSSSKKDNLVDSFGSKTKSEVSCISLGRSSRPVEEKEKQILENLSDHVISLQGKSSPLKVQKCPRKRRKSNEENYFEIKCDDLKNSASVGNQPKEKFIPNEITEEKFVDSSNVTDSYNDSLTQAPSCDRESLEFLTDKTISPMPLSPTPSSVTTNVISEPIVTSWTHHEVPLDSDGKNNLKKNTSTKSKEIQVFQDIDIENSNPLLPFGNGIDIEQSGRIQNFSLNLENSNGVANISQKSQESKVKQTLITVRKDSTKNHSEMSQTTANEPKESLEMEPQRNLSGVQKEDSPQVKTTKHENIAVDISSQLDVPNVNLSFQMNASQVSCDSNDTTEVTSHLKLSNEKAELQKDTNNFDNKSTRSSKQANANKISSRQKECISDSEKTDHLDLFRNDKEKFEEIDNEIGTDKRSKCLVISESEAEQSDEGESLNIYNKNTRGSENVGSQAEKYTTQLCAYLENDLVEMKRQIALLEAKLGMDDSTINEDTDCRDELKLASCQEAEIPMPDGNLIKTMDCDNKYMRLSSDEDVIPDSFPEEPTEKCLSFDDSKKSATEDSEELFFSPSFQGSSSAACYPKVQNRKKRSQHDNRNCLRNKLKCKKNVPIIESDESDTSVVLADEDGNGSVDKEEVIPSDITDKHLPENKSHNHLNKSKNSLKCEPSHNSSNPFKSFVNIDFDQKEEEVRFDMQLTNTLKQIKNLVATGLSNVAVADFEITGDTVNGKHHRGPTRSRLSNTNLLTSYQIYFTGETSELPLEVLENLVKTLGGKLVTNPNCFDLKSKKTCLIISSGNQESHKLAKNVHKKKGVLLLSREWLLDSVAMYEIQSLDGYILL
- the LOC106871917 gene encoding uncharacterized protein LOC106871917 isoform X5, translated to MTNPVSTTCNHHFCKFCINEFIHKKRQVPCPMCNVALTKRSFQENGKLKNIIEKLKNLMSAVAKDTHYTLTVCREDTSLPNRSLAVVKKGIKRKVHFNHKSEVRDVTKVENTQLNGEKLAKVKEIQSEDVSMPSSSLHASDRKDSGSDLSLSDRLISETNGCSSIKSASQFKDDSLMSSAVDMLISDKLDKVNDGTFHKDADKYSKPLHNSMKVLMETGNSSIVDDTILPCDLSNSSASNKQMSTEDACNDAAKETISSKQALEMPNKTSKSQAVSNDSKSPSSFLLIPDFKLVDYTQTQSSVMSEDSIKLNSCIDQPQIKESISSQDLERNNEKQLNTEKNIDGSISLPSNDTLHVLDNCKENVGDINQNMLLEGTFQDKIIRQFNCKSDENCLKNSNSLSTESSPSFSSNSKVDNKEIYENPESSQENNNNKNFVLMHDKGLTPPLIMNSSQDKNCKIIVSEFDPEAKPTIPKTISEKPSDLDSQGSLSSIQPCKIELIECQPSSCSEIPCSVDVENNYVNILPELQKLYQNEIPKSERKETPEENVFNNESCSKNLPVQSKYQKDIPQKDQSTTTPKTMIFATDCSTLDSQIVKPTKASKRKCFSLDGRSLKSVVSNKVFSCQSEIYSSSKKDNLVDSFGSKTKSEVSCISLGRSSRPVEEKEKQILENLSDHVISLQGKSSPLKVQKCPRKRRKSNEENYFEIKCDDLKNSASVGNQPKEKFIPNEITEEKFVDSSNVTDSYNDSLTQAPSCDRESLEFLTDKTISPMPLSPTPSSVTTNVISEPIVTSWTHHEVPLDSDGKNNLKKNTSTKSKEIQVFQDIDIENSNPLLPFGNGIDIEQSGRIQNFSLNLENSNGVANISQKSQESKVKQTLITVRKDSTKNHSEMSQTTANEPKESLEMEPQRNLSGVQKEDSPQVKTTKHENIAVDISSQLDVPNVNLSFQMNASQVSCDSNDTTEVTSHLKLSNEKAELQKDTNNFDNKSTRSSKQANANKISSRQKECISDSEKTDHLDLFRNDKEKFEEIDNEIGTDKRSKCLVISESEAEQSDEGESLNIYNKNTRGSENVGSQAEKYTTQLCAYLENDLVEMKRQIALLEAKLGMDDSTINEDTDCRDELKLASCQEAEIPMPDGNLIKTMDCDNKYMRLSSDEDVIPDSFPEEPTEKCLSFDDSKKSATEDSEELFFSPSFQGSSSAACYPKVQNRKKRSQHDNRNCLRNKLKCKKNVPIIESDESDTSVVLADEDGNGSVDKEEVIPSDITDKHLPENKSHNHLNKSKNSLKCEPSHNSSNPFKSFVNIDFDQKEEEVRFDMQLTNTLKQIKNLVATGLSNVAVADFEITGDTVNGKHHRGPTRSRLSNTNLLTSYQIYFTGETSELPLEVLENLVKTLGGKLVTNPNCFDLKSKKTCLIISSGNQESHKLAKNVHKKKGVLLLSREWLLDSVAMYEIQSLDGYILL